One part of the Sorangiineae bacterium MSr11954 genome encodes these proteins:
- a CDS encoding peptidoglycan-binding protein — MNPSRTHVLSGELSEFDLSTLMQTLSLSRQVIGLEVLTAAGQPAGRIVLKAGKVISAKVGELTGMEAVQSLMKGHATERFHVFNETLPPRVAAPIASISDVIAATNGTRRIERATSVALERVPVMAGSLADFNLATLMQVVSASRQYVIIEISNEKAASLGAVHIKGGRVISARCGRKQGMLAIHQLIDLRVGYNFSIARILVDARELEALGSVNDILARVYSAEPVTAVRSAQGVLSNTSRLRLVPSIARVLVMEGSLSEVDIASLIQVVGSSRQYTEIDVLAPGDELAGTIAIKSGQIVFARAATIRGIPALRKLLDVPKNYRFVVSRRRDGGDLTETLGSVAGVLLRVMDFAAAKPPLPDVPIMRPIPASAPASSSAFSVSTGGIPDALFDVRAPFDVRASPSATSPRWPPAQKLGGGEAWPARSCGAWLIASIGGFAMLCGGAFVIARALGIPSILSGPSILSAPSIPSAPSIPPNARSSAYTSSPAETNAVEMVKPAGSVALQTGSHAVENPTASGPTAFPEARGSMTVREAQMSLKKLGFDPIYLDGNVGPLTRRAILAFQQSRGLRADGALNNETRAELARRLHAQSASAK, encoded by the coding sequence GTGAACCCGTCGCGAACACATGTCTTGTCCGGCGAGCTCTCGGAGTTCGATCTGAGCACGCTCATGCAGACGCTCAGCCTCAGTCGCCAAGTCATCGGCCTCGAGGTGCTCACGGCTGCGGGGCAACCTGCGGGACGCATCGTATTGAAGGCGGGCAAGGTGATCTCGGCGAAGGTCGGTGAGCTCACGGGGATGGAAGCCGTCCAATCGCTCATGAAGGGGCACGCCACGGAGCGATTCCACGTGTTCAACGAGACCCTTCCACCTCGTGTCGCCGCTCCCATAGCCTCCATATCCGACGTGATTGCGGCGACGAACGGTACGCGGCGGATCGAGAGGGCAACCTCGGTCGCGCTCGAGCGAGTTCCCGTCATGGCCGGCAGTCTCGCCGATTTCAATCTGGCGACATTGATGCAAGTCGTAAGTGCGAGCCGCCAGTACGTCATCATCGAGATCTCGAACGAAAAGGCGGCTTCCCTTGGAGCCGTGCACATCAAGGGCGGAAGAGTCATCTCCGCGCGCTGCGGGCGCAAGCAGGGGATGCTGGCCATTCATCAACTCATCGACCTGCGCGTCGGGTATAATTTTTCGATTGCCCGAATCTTGGTCGACGCTCGGGAGCTCGAAGCGCTTGGGTCGGTTAACGACATTCTAGCGAGGGTATACTCCGCGGAACCCGTGACGGCGGTGAGATCGGCGCAAGGAGTCCTCTCCAATACATCGCGGTTACGGTTGGTACCATCCATCGCGCGCGTACTGGTCATGGAGGGTAGCCTTTCGGAGGTCGACATCGCGAGCTTGATCCAAGTCGTTGGCAGCAGCCGTCAGTACACGGAGATTGACGTATTGGCGCCGGGTGACGAGCTCGCTGGGACCATCGCCATCAAGTCGGGACAGATTGTTTTCGCTCGCGCCGCGACGATTCGAGGTATTCCCGCGCTTCGAAAGCTTTTGGATGTGCCCAAGAACTATCGGTTCGTCGTATCCCGAAGAAGAGACGGCGGTGATCTCACCGAAACGCTCGGATCGGTGGCGGGCGTGCTTCTTCGCGTCATGGATTTCGCAGCTGCAAAGCCGCCGCTGCCGGATGTTCCGATCATGCGGCCGATACCGGCATCGGCGCCTGCTTCTTCTTCTGCTTTTTCTGTTTCTACCGGCGGGATTCCGGACGCGTTGTTCGACGTGAGGGCACCCTTTGACGTGAGGGCTTCGCCGAGTGCAACGTCTCCGCGATGGCCGCCCGCGCAAAAGTTGGGGGGAGGCGAAGCGTGGCCCGCGCGCTCGTGTGGCGCCTGGCTCATCGCGAGCATTGGAGGCTTTGCGATGCTCTGCGGAGGCGCTTTCGTGATCGCGCGCGCTTTGGGCATTCCGTCAATCCTGTCAGGCCCGTCAATCCTGTCAGCCCCGTCAATCCCGTCAGCCCCGTCAATACCGCCAAACGCACGGTCTTCGGCATACACCTCGTCGCCGGCCGAAACGAACGCGGTTGAAATGGTGAAACCCGCCGGGTCGGTCGCGCTCCAAACCGGCAGCCATGCGGTCGAGAATCCCACGGCATCGGGTCCTACCGCGTTCCCGGAGGCACGCGGAAGCATGACGGTGCGCGAGGCGCAAATGTCGCTGAAGAAGCTTGGGTTCGACCCTATCTACTTGGACGGAAATGTCGGCCCCCTTACGCGAAGGGCGATCCTCGCGTTCCAGCAAAGCCGGGGCCTGCGCGCCGACGGTGCCCTGAACAATGAAACACGCGCCGAGCTCGCACGACGATTGCACGCACAATCCGCAAGTGCGAAGTAA
- a CDS encoding GNAT family N-acetyltransferase, translated as MIEVTLVEGRQDLERILALQSANLREVVAAEDARREGFVTVAHTLAILEQMHSIAPSVIARDGEHVAGYALVMPVEARTLIPMLEPMFHQFETLLWRGQPLAALPYYVMGQICVAHDYRGQGVFDALYREHRARYASRFALCVTEVATRNTRSMRAHARVGFEVVRTYRDAVDEWAVIAWDWTSA; from the coding sequence ATGATCGAAGTCACCCTCGTCGAAGGACGTCAGGACCTGGAACGAATTTTGGCGCTCCAAAGCGCAAACCTGCGCGAGGTGGTCGCGGCCGAGGATGCGCGGCGCGAAGGCTTCGTCACCGTGGCCCACACCCTCGCGATCCTCGAGCAAATGCACTCCATTGCGCCGAGCGTCATTGCGCGCGATGGAGAGCATGTCGCGGGCTACGCGCTGGTGATGCCGGTCGAGGCACGCACCTTGATTCCCATGCTCGAGCCAATGTTCCACCAATTCGAAACGCTCCTATGGCGCGGCCAACCGCTCGCCGCCCTCCCCTATTACGTCATGGGGCAAATTTGCGTGGCGCACGATTACCGCGGCCAAGGCGTGTTCGACGCCCTCTATCGCGAGCACCGCGCCCGCTACGCCTCCCGCTTCGCACTCTGTGTGACGGAGGTCGCCACCCGCAATACACGCTCGATGCGCGCCCACGCCCGGGTGGGATTCGAGGTCGTGAGGACCTATCGCGATGCGGTGGATGAGTGGGCGGTGATCGCGTGGGATTGGACCTCGGCGTAA
- a CDS encoding TIM44-like domain-containing protein yields the protein MLPRAAAIQSSNLAWARPGGGQSFSSGGGGGGGAGGPLGGVGFGATDIGVESGPHLADPFLGRLLTEHSDVCMMATGALLLLVMWRSVVSWKWTPRRKTIAARREPRSWKALVEAPIAPIVHRSRRTAGVPRSRLAALRALDPDFSVALFEDFAYLLYAEMQRARAGDASPLRALAPFLTEDAAQQLLAGPKVAEVTGIVIGAMRITDFSGTSGAHVELELEFEASYSEVLDPEGSPAPARMESHVYAVDRLRLRRARTARSRRGERARKLDCPNCGAPLRSMRGTECAHCHEDVGGGRFDWMVIEFRTLTKKARAPLVAQNVENMGTVYPTVVDPEADARLLDLQRRDPRFEWGAFRARVTHVFQQLRIGWSNRDAARIRPYVSDNLFQSWAYWIDLHHRERCKNICKNAKIVRIDLANVLSDRTYDAITVRIFASAIDYTVSDDGRVLSGNPDRERPYSEYFTFLRGAVSDGGAGEESPCPHCGAPLAIGMVGNCTHCRTKVVAGEFDWVLSRIEQDGAYAG from the coding sequence ATGCTCCCGCGAGCCGCTGCGATCCAGTCATCCAATCTGGCGTGGGCCCGGCCGGGCGGTGGGCAGTCGTTTTCGAGCGGGGGAGGGGGCGGAGGCGGTGCGGGCGGCCCCCTCGGCGGTGTGGGGTTCGGCGCGACGGACATCGGCGTGGAAAGTGGACCGCATCTTGCGGATCCCTTCCTCGGCAGGCTGCTGACCGAGCACTCCGATGTTTGCATGATGGCGACCGGCGCGCTGCTGCTCCTCGTGATGTGGCGGAGCGTCGTCTCGTGGAAATGGACACCGCGCCGAAAGACCATCGCGGCGCGCCGCGAGCCGCGGTCGTGGAAGGCGCTGGTGGAAGCACCTATCGCGCCCATCGTCCATCGAAGCCGTCGAACCGCGGGCGTCCCGCGTTCGCGGCTCGCGGCCCTTCGCGCGCTCGATCCCGATTTTTCGGTCGCGCTCTTCGAAGACTTCGCCTACCTGCTCTACGCGGAGATGCAGCGCGCGCGCGCCGGCGACGCCAGCCCCCTTCGCGCGCTGGCGCCTTTTCTCACGGAGGATGCCGCGCAGCAACTGCTCGCCGGGCCAAAGGTCGCCGAGGTGACCGGCATCGTCATCGGCGCCATGCGCATCACGGACTTCTCGGGCACGAGCGGCGCCCATGTGGAGCTCGAGCTCGAGTTCGAGGCCAGCTACTCCGAGGTGCTCGATCCCGAAGGGTCGCCGGCGCCCGCGCGCATGGAGTCGCATGTCTACGCGGTCGATCGCCTGCGTTTGCGCCGCGCGCGCACGGCCCGTTCGCGGCGGGGTGAGCGCGCGCGCAAGCTGGATTGCCCCAATTGCGGCGCGCCGCTTCGAAGCATGCGCGGAACGGAGTGCGCGCACTGCCACGAGGACGTGGGCGGGGGAAGGTTCGACTGGATGGTCATCGAATTTCGTACCCTGACGAAGAAAGCGCGCGCCCCGCTGGTCGCCCAGAACGTCGAAAACATGGGGACCGTCTATCCGACGGTGGTCGATCCCGAGGCCGACGCGCGGTTGCTCGATCTGCAGCGGCGCGATCCGCGCTTCGAGTGGGGCGCCTTCCGAGCGCGCGTGACCCATGTCTTTCAACAGCTTCGAATCGGCTGGTCGAACCGCGATGCGGCGCGAATTCGACCTTACGTCTCCGACAACCTCTTTCAATCGTGGGCGTATTGGATCGACCTCCATCACCGCGAACGCTGCAAAAATATCTGCAAGAACGCCAAGATCGTGCGGATCGATCTGGCCAATGTCCTGAGCGACCGCACCTACGACGCCATCACCGTGCGCATCTTCGCGTCGGCCATCGATTACACCGTCTCCGACGACGGGCGCGTGCTCTCCGGAAACCCGGATCGCGAGCGCCCCTACAGCGAATATTTCACCTTCCTGCGCGGCGCGGTGTCCGACGGCGGAGCGGGCGAAGAGTCGCCGTGCCCCCATTGCGGCGCGCCGCTCGCCATCGGCATGGTGGGAAACTGCACCCATTGCCGGACCAAGGTCGTCGCCGGAGAATTCGACTGGGTGCTCTCGCGCATCGAGCAGGATGGCGCCTACGCGGGCTGA
- a CDS encoding diiron oxygenase: MGTIQHNYTYASTLSDALKINWKVDDLIGEGKGLDFTKPFLPDSLTGIQAIAALDAREKLALNHIRGRTYLYLFGFVEEFILPFVLEQARRAVHGDSAQVRSLLTFAEEEAKHIDLFRRFSEEFEKQFPTPVGLIGPAKELADAVLSHSPLGVVLVILHLEWLTQRHYLESIKDDGILDPQFKSLLRHHWQEEAQHAKVDTLLASELAAALSADEIKVGIEDYLKIASLLNDGLTTQAKLDVETLERHTGRSFSAAERSEIEAAQISSYRHTFLVAGAEHPNFVKAVGELSAEGRERIAAVARALN; this comes from the coding sequence ATGGGAACCATCCAGCACAATTACACCTATGCATCGACCCTTTCGGACGCGCTGAAGATCAACTGGAAGGTCGACGACCTCATCGGCGAAGGAAAGGGCCTCGACTTCACCAAGCCTTTTCTGCCGGATTCGCTCACGGGCATTCAAGCCATCGCGGCGCTCGACGCGCGCGAGAAGCTGGCGCTCAATCATATTCGGGGTCGCACGTATCTTTATTTGTTCGGCTTCGTCGAGGAGTTCATTTTGCCCTTCGTGCTCGAGCAGGCGCGCCGGGCGGTGCACGGCGACAGCGCCCAGGTGCGCTCGCTCTTGACCTTCGCCGAAGAAGAGGCAAAGCACATCGATCTCTTTCGACGGTTCAGCGAGGAGTTCGAAAAGCAGTTCCCCACGCCGGTAGGCCTGATTGGCCCCGCCAAGGAGCTGGCGGACGCGGTGCTGTCGCACAGTCCCCTGGGGGTGGTGCTGGTGATTCTGCACTTGGAGTGGCTGACGCAACGGCATTATCTCGAGAGCATCAAAGACGACGGGATCCTCGATCCGCAGTTCAAGAGCCTCCTCCGGCACCACTGGCAAGAAGAGGCGCAGCACGCCAAGGTCGATACCTTGCTGGCGAGCGAGCTGGCGGCGGCCCTGAGCGCCGACGAAATCAAAGTTGGAATCGAAGACTACCTCAAAATCGCGTCGCTGTTGAACGACGGGCTGACCACGCAGGCGAAGCTCGACGTGGAGACCCTGGAAAGGCACACCGGGCGAAGCTTCAGCGCGGCGGAGCGCAGTGAAATCGAGGCCGCGCAGATATCGTCCTACCGGCACACCTTCCTGGTGGCCGGCGCCGAGCACCCCAATTTCGTCAAGGCGGTGGGCGAGCTCTCGGCGGAGGGACGAGAGCGCATCGCAGCCGTCGCCCGTGCGTTGAACTGA
- a CDS encoding beta-lactamase family protein produces the protein MAVLLAQGTACEHSTATTPPTPAPFRDLEQRTRSTELPNVHSVLVLQHGKPLAEWYVAGVDEERGRPLGTVNFDASTLHDTRSVSKSVVSLLFGIAISEQAVKSLDTPVLDYFPEYTDLRTPDRMKIRVRDMLTMTSGLTWNEDLPYTDPRNSETAMDMAPDRYRYVLEQPIATPAGQTFTYSGGDVAVAAAILARATKTPMDVYAQQKLWAPLGITQHVWLKDGKGVPYAASGLRLTPRDMLKIGQMMLEQGRWNGQQVVPAAWVADSIAPHAQAGSDPKCGTRYGYFWWLSPGCVVTPPAPYYAAQGNGGQRIWVIPSRDLVVVMTAGNYNQWEIQGKVTNAVLSGVLAAVPE, from the coding sequence ATGGCCGTGCTCCTGGCTCAGGGCACGGCATGCGAACACTCGACGGCGACGACGCCGCCGACCCCCGCGCCCTTTCGCGACTTGGAGCAGCGGACCCGCAGCACCGAGCTCCCCAATGTGCACTCCGTGTTGGTGCTCCAGCACGGCAAGCCCCTGGCCGAATGGTATGTGGCCGGCGTCGACGAGGAGCGCGGCCGCCCGCTGGGGACCGTCAACTTCGACGCGTCGACGCTTCACGACACGCGCTCGGTCAGCAAGAGCGTGGTCTCTCTGCTCTTTGGAATCGCCATTTCCGAGCAGGCGGTGAAGAGCCTGGACACCCCGGTCCTCGACTACTTTCCCGAATATACCGACTTGCGCACCCCCGATCGGATGAAGATCCGGGTGCGCGACATGCTGACGATGACGTCGGGGCTAACCTGGAACGAGGACCTGCCCTACACCGATCCGCGCAACAGCGAAACGGCGATGGACATGGCGCCCGATCGCTACCGTTACGTCCTGGAGCAACCCATCGCCACGCCTGCTGGCCAGACGTTTACATACAGCGGCGGCGATGTGGCGGTCGCCGCGGCCATCCTGGCGCGAGCCACCAAGACGCCCATGGACGTCTATGCGCAGCAAAAGCTATGGGCCCCCCTGGGCATTACCCAACACGTTTGGTTGAAGGACGGAAAGGGCGTGCCCTACGCCGCCTCGGGCCTGAGGCTCACCCCACGTGATATGCTCAAAATTGGACAGATGATGCTGGAGCAAGGCCGCTGGAACGGCCAACAGGTGGTCCCCGCCGCCTGGGTCGCCGATTCCATTGCGCCGCACGCGCAGGCGGGATCGGACCCGAAATGCGGCACGCGTTATGGCTATTTCTGGTGGCTCTCTCCCGGGTGCGTCGTGACCCCGCCCGCCCCCTACTACGCAGCCCAAGGCAATGGCGGCCAGCGGATCTGGGTGATCCCATCGCGCGATCTGGTCGTGGTCATGACGGCCGGCAACTACAACCAGTGGGAGATTCAGGGCAAGGTCACCAACGCTGTGCTATCGGGCGTGCTCGCAGCCGTTCCAGAGTGA
- a CDS encoding Xaa-Pro dipeptidyl-peptidase — translation MVHPKMQSSVARSAVLTSIGCLLFACSVPTEDEDATSAAAQALDGESTPIYSYANAIRESVWVTTSLDNDGDGKPDKVAVDIVRPREAVSAGVKVPVILEASPYYKSPGRGNESQIKAYDSSGVISKVPLFYDNYFVPRGYAFVAVDLAGTNRSTGCLDVGGQEEIQSAKAVIDWLNGRATATRADGTAVRADWTTGKVGMIGKSWDGTIANGVAATGVDGLVTIVPIAAISSWYVYTRAEGVLRGRNRVRGLAAQIGNRPTAACQTQFDALGRGQDDTTGNYNAFFAERDYLPAIDKVRASVFVVHGLDDWNVTTPQYSVWWNALGARNVPRKIWLYKEAHVDPFDIRRAEWVDTLHKWFDHWLQGRSNGIMDGPIASVERKPNTWKDEPSWPPPGTHTESLTLGIGNGTTGTLSDIPSLSELVAPTRTFTDNTSLTESAAVSNPNTSKGGRLVFLSKPLAKDIRISGTSRAVLRVRVNKPTTSLTARLVDYGRESRNINYRASQGGIVNLTTRSCWGESTSADSACFLDTALDLQTTDFGVLSRGSMDAAHRDSLTRPSNLNPNTWYDLDVPLDASDDTLVAGHVLGLVLTATDPELTSPLTTGATIDVDLGASRLELPLVDPPTALADSAARSRAGRTVAADLATDRPPQVHAPQPPESGVEPAGTSLLDSTFY, via the coding sequence ATGGTCCATCCCAAGATGCAGAGCAGCGTTGCACGTTCCGCGGTACTCACCAGCATCGGTTGTCTGCTCTTCGCGTGCAGCGTACCGACCGAAGACGAAGACGCGACATCGGCGGCGGCCCAGGCCCTCGATGGCGAGAGCACCCCCATTTACTCGTACGCCAACGCCATTCGCGAGAGCGTATGGGTGACCACCTCCCTCGACAACGATGGCGACGGCAAACCGGACAAGGTGGCCGTCGACATCGTACGCCCGCGCGAGGCGGTCTCCGCAGGTGTCAAGGTACCGGTCATCCTCGAGGCGTCGCCCTATTACAAATCACCGGGGCGCGGCAACGAGAGTCAGATCAAGGCGTATGATTCGAGCGGCGTCATTTCCAAAGTCCCCCTCTTCTACGACAATTATTTCGTGCCGCGCGGCTATGCCTTCGTCGCGGTCGATCTGGCGGGCACCAACCGCTCCACCGGCTGCCTGGACGTGGGCGGCCAGGAGGAGATTCAAAGCGCCAAGGCGGTCATCGATTGGCTCAATGGCCGCGCGACGGCCACCCGCGCCGATGGAACGGCCGTGCGGGCCGATTGGACCACCGGCAAAGTCGGCATGATTGGAAAATCGTGGGACGGCACCATCGCCAATGGCGTGGCGGCGACGGGGGTCGATGGTCTGGTGACGATCGTGCCCATCGCGGCCATCAGCAGCTGGTACGTCTATACGCGCGCCGAGGGCGTCCTTCGCGGGAGGAACCGGGTGCGCGGGCTCGCCGCCCAAATCGGCAATCGCCCCACCGCCGCGTGCCAAACGCAGTTCGATGCGCTCGGGAGGGGGCAGGACGATACCACTGGCAACTACAACGCGTTCTTCGCGGAGCGCGACTATCTCCCGGCGATCGACAAGGTTCGCGCGAGCGTCTTCGTCGTGCACGGCCTCGACGACTGGAACGTGACCACCCCGCAATACTCCGTCTGGTGGAACGCCCTCGGCGCGCGCAACGTCCCGCGCAAGATCTGGCTGTACAAAGAGGCGCACGTCGACCCGTTCGACATCCGGCGCGCGGAGTGGGTCGACACCCTGCACAAGTGGTTCGACCATTGGCTCCAAGGCCGCAGCAACGGGATCATGGACGGCCCCATCGCCTCGGTCGAGCGCAAGCCCAACACGTGGAAGGACGAGCCCTCGTGGCCGCCGCCGGGCACGCACACGGAGTCGCTCACCTTGGGCATCGGAAACGGCACGACGGGCACCCTCAGCGACATTCCGTCCCTCTCCGAGCTCGTTGCCCCGACGCGCACGTTCACGGACAACACCAGCTTGACCGAGTCGGCCGCCGTATCCAATCCGAACACGTCCAAGGGCGGGCGTCTGGTCTTCCTGAGCAAACCGCTCGCGAAAGACATTCGCATCTCGGGCACGTCGCGGGCGGTGCTGCGGGTGCGGGTCAACAAGCCGACCACGTCGCTCACGGCGCGCCTGGTCGATTATGGCCGCGAGTCGCGCAATATCAATTACCGCGCGAGCCAAGGCGGCATCGTCAACCTGACCACGCGATCGTGCTGGGGGGAGTCGACCAGCGCCGATAGCGCGTGCTTCCTGGACACGGCGCTGGATCTCCAGACGACCGATTTCGGCGTGCTCTCCCGCGGCTCGATGGATGCCGCGCATCGTGACTCGCTCACCCGGCCCTCGAACCTCAATCCCAATACCTGGTACGATCTCGACGTCCCGCTGGACGCGAGCGATGACACGCTCGTCGCCGGCCACGTCTTGGGCCTGGTCCTCACGGCCACCGATCCCGAGCTGACCTCACCGCTCACGACGGGCGCCACCATCGACGTGGACCTCGGCGCGAGCCGGCTCGAGCTGCCGCTGGTCGACCCACCCACGGCCCTCGCCGACTCGGCCGCGCGTTCGCGCGCGGGCCGGACCGTCGCCGCCGACCTTGCGACGGACCGGCCGCCGCAGGTTCATGCGCCCCAGCCGCCGGAGAGCGGTGTGGAGCCGGCGGGCACGAGCCTCCTCGATTCCACGTTCTACTGA
- a CDS encoding 2-isopropylmalate synthase encodes MSDKITILDTTLRDGEQSAGVNFTRADKLEIARMLEAMRIDVIEAGFPAASAAEFANVQAVAKDVRGSAICALARAVPEDIDAATEALKPAAEPRIHIFLNSSDTHLAHQLRKSREDVRALAGAMVQRARTYVADVEFSPMDATRADPDFLAEIVRTAIAAGATTINLPDTVGYVLPHRLHAMILDVRAKVPELGRVCLSFHGQDDLGLSTANTLEAVRAGARQVELTVNGIGERAGNTALEEVVMALRLHGPALGVHVDVDTTKLAELSQLVAARSGMAVAPNKALVGKNAFRHASGIHQDGVLKKRETFEWIDPAMVGNTRGTEIVLGKLSGRAGFLARVRALGVELSKEREEETFARFQALADQRPMVDDAEIRAICREGAHA; translated from the coding sequence ATGTCCGACAAGATAACGATTCTGGATACCACGTTGCGCGACGGTGAGCAGTCTGCCGGCGTCAACTTCACCCGCGCCGACAAATTGGAAATTGCGCGCATGCTCGAGGCCATGCGCATCGACGTCATCGAGGCGGGCTTCCCCGCGGCGAGCGCGGCCGAGTTTGCCAATGTGCAGGCCGTGGCCAAGGATGTCCGGGGCTCCGCCATTTGTGCCCTTGCGCGTGCCGTGCCCGAGGACATCGATGCAGCGACCGAAGCGTTGAAGCCGGCCGCCGAACCGCGCATTCACATTTTCCTCAATTCGAGCGACACGCACCTCGCGCATCAACTGCGAAAGAGCCGGGAGGACGTGCGCGCGCTCGCGGGCGCCATGGTCCAGCGGGCACGAACCTACGTCGCGGACGTGGAGTTCTCCCCGATGGACGCCACGCGCGCCGATCCGGATTTTCTCGCCGAGATCGTGCGCACGGCCATTGCCGCGGGCGCCACGACGATCAATTTGCCCGACACGGTCGGCTATGTGTTGCCGCACCGGCTTCACGCGATGATCCTCGATGTGCGCGCGAAGGTCCCCGAGCTGGGGCGCGTATGTCTGAGCTTCCATGGGCAGGACGACTTGGGACTGTCGACGGCGAACACCCTCGAGGCCGTGAGGGCCGGGGCGCGTCAGGTGGAGCTGACGGTCAATGGGATCGGGGAGCGGGCGGGCAATACGGCGCTCGAGGAGGTCGTCATGGCGCTCCGGTTGCACGGGCCTGCGCTCGGCGTTCATGTGGACGTGGATACGACGAAGCTCGCCGAGCTGTCGCAATTGGTCGCGGCGCGGAGCGGGATGGCGGTCGCGCCGAACAAGGCGCTGGTGGGCAAGAACGCGTTTCGCCATGCGTCGGGGATCCATCAAGATGGCGTGCTCAAAAAGCGGGAGACGTTCGAGTGGATCGATCCGGCGATGGTGGGCAATACGCGCGGCACCGAGATCGTGCTCGGGAAATTGTCGGGGCGCGCGGGGTTTCTGGCGCGGGTGCGCGCGCTGGGGGTCGAGCTCTCCAAGGAGCGCGAGGAGGAGACATTTGCCCGCTTCCAGGCGCTGGCCGATCAAAGGCCGATGGTCGACGACGCGGAGATAAGGGCCATTTGCCGCGAGGGCGCGCACGCCTGA
- a CDS encoding globin domain-containing protein: MITDIQKKIIRDTWRLVLPIADTVADLFYERLFDLRPEYRALFKSDMAGQKKKLLAMLSFIVKSLDWPESAWRETVSEESDLFLIMLALGRRHTSLYRVPDEGYTVVGEALLWTLDYGLGKKFDEPAREAWTQVYKLVSLTMKMGHLSVQTPEQTELATNDIVRPAVLGDTSIRGPEP; the protein is encoded by the coding sequence ATGATTACGGACATCCAGAAGAAGATCATCCGCGACACGTGGCGCCTCGTGCTTCCGATCGCCGATACGGTCGCCGACCTTTTTTACGAACGCCTCTTCGACCTTCGGCCGGAGTACCGAGCCCTGTTCAAATCGGATATGGCAGGGCAGAAAAAGAAGCTGCTCGCCATGCTGTCGTTCATCGTGAAGTCTCTCGATTGGCCTGAGTCGGCCTGGCGAGAGACCGTCTCCGAGGAGAGCGATCTTTTCTTGATTATGCTTGCGCTCGGCCGGCGCCACACATCGCTGTATCGGGTGCCCGACGAGGGCTACACGGTCGTCGGGGAAGCCCTTCTCTGGACCCTCGACTACGGTTTGGGTAAGAAGTTCGATGAACCTGCACGGGAAGCGTGGACGCAGGTCTACAAGCTCGTTTCGCTCACCATGAAGATGGGGCACCTCAGCGTCCAGACGCCCGAACAGACGGAGCTTGCGACGAATGACATCGTGCGCCCGGCGGTTCTCGGGGACACCTCGATTCGAGGACCCGAGCCGTGA